From Cellulosimicrobium sp. ES-005, one genomic window encodes:
- a CDS encoding rhodanese-like domain-containing protein: MSDQSQQTSAVPDARPAVGYAGDLTPQQAWDLLTNDERAVLVDVRTEGEWRTIGVPDATDLDRDVVFDEWVTPAGPNPRFVNQLVEAGLTPGDERPVVFLCRSGQRSIGAARAATAAGLGPSYNVLEGFEGAQGLSGLRDVEGWKVRGLPTTTYDEAAR, from the coding sequence ATGAGCGACCAGTCCCAGCAGACGTCGGCCGTACCCGACGCGCGACCCGCCGTCGGCTACGCCGGCGACCTCACCCCCCAGCAGGCGTGGGACCTGCTGACGAACGACGAGCGCGCCGTCCTCGTGGACGTCCGCACCGAGGGCGAGTGGCGCACCATCGGCGTTCCCGACGCCACGGACCTCGACCGCGACGTCGTGTTCGACGAGTGGGTGACCCCGGCCGGGCCCAACCCGCGCTTCGTGAACCAGCTCGTCGAGGCGGGTCTCACGCCCGGCGACGAGCGTCCCGTCGTGTTCCTGTGCCGCTCGGGCCAGCGGTCGATCGGCGCCGCGCGCGCGGCCACGGCCGCCGGTCTCGGGCCGTCGTACAACGTGCTCGAGGGCTTCGAGGGCGCCCAGGGGCTCTCGGGCCTGCGCGACGTCGAGGGCTGGAAGGTGCGCGGCCTGCCCACCACGACCTACGACGAGGCCGCCCGGTGA